Genomic window (Bradyrhizobium sp. 186):
TTTGACCGAAGCCTTGCGTTTGCCGCTTTGAGCGCTTCCGGGAGCAAGCCCCAACCACGAGGTGAAGTGCTTTTCAGTCCGCCACTTGGTCAGATCCGTGCCAACTTCACCGATGAGCTGCAAAACGCTGTACTCGCTATGGGCGGGCAGCGTCGTCAAATCCTTGGCGCCACAGATCTGTGCGAGGATCTCCCGCAGATCCGCGATATCCGGCGCATTGACGCCCGGCCGCGTGCGCGGTTTTCCTGTCTTTGTCGAAGCGGCCGGTGGCGGCACCTTCGCGTCCGGCATCTGGCGAAGGACGACCGCAATCTGGCGATCGCAGGCGGCGATGAGGCCTTGATAATGGTCCCAGCTTTGAACGGCCTGCGCGAGGGCGAACAAATGTTCTTCGGCCCAGTCGCCGCGCAGCGATTCGACGACGCGCTCAGCTTTGACGTTGCGGATTCGAATATCGCATAGACCCAACAGGACCTGCGGATCGCGTTCACCGGCGAGGATGGCGCGGATCACGGTCAGACCGCTCGCCCCGGTCAGAGAGCTGATGACTTCGTGCAGTTTGATATTCATCCGCTCCAGCGCTTTTTGCATGTGCTGGACATGTCCGGCGGCCGCCGCGATGTGGTCCCCGCGAAGGCGCAGATAGTCCTGCAGACGGCGGATATTGGCCGGGGGAACAAAGCCCGCCCGCAGCAAGCCATGCGCATGCAGCGTGGCGCCCCACTGGCAGTCTTTCATGTCGGTCTTGCGCCCCGGAAGATTGCGCGTTTGGCGGCCATCGACCATCACCACCTCCATGCCCGCAGCTTCCAGAACCCCATAGAGCGGCAACCAATAGACCCCGGTCGCTTCCATCGCGACTGAGCGCACCTGATGTTCGGCCAAATAGTCGCGCAGCGCATGCAGCTGCGAGGTCACCGTGCCGAACAGCGCGGGTGGCCCACCCGCGATCGACACATGCATTTTCTCACTGCCGACATCAACAAAGGCTGCACGCGGATCCAGCACCGCCAATTCACTCATTCAAGCCCTCATGTCCTTCTGCTGTCCATTCTGGTGCGAAGCCCCGCCAAGAGCCCAACCGCGCTTTGAGATTGCAAACCTCTCCAACGGGAAGCGCAATGCTCGCCAAAATGTGCAATCGCCAGCGATCGGAGCCAACCTCATGGCCGGGCAACCAAGTGCACCAGAGGATCATGCGGCCACACTGCTCCAGGCGGAACCCCGCAGCCACGATACCGTGTTCATGGTCCGTGTGCAGCGCCGGTTTCGGAGCTGGGGGCTCTCCATGAACACGCTGTCAGACGACGGCGGCTGGATTGGGGACGATTTGCTGGCCGAGCTGGCGAGCCAGTCGGTGCAGAATGCGGTGCTTGGTTTCCAATACCCTCGCCTCGTATTGAGCCACACCTGTCTCGACGAAGTCGAGGCCTTTGACCATCACGCGCCAGAAGAGTGTGGCTAGTTTTCGCGCGAGGGCCTTGTTCGCCACCAAGCCGCCGCGCCGTGCCGCCATGCGCCGGTAAAAGCCGCCGAGCGCGACGTATTTGCTGCGGGCCAAGGCACGGGCCATCACACAAAAGATCTGGCCGGCTCGGTTGCGGCGCCGTTTGACCGAAGCCTTGCGTTTGCCGCTTTGAGCGCTTCCGGGAGCAAGCCCCAACCACGAGGTGAAGTGCTTTTCAGTCCGCCACTTGGTCAGATCCGTGCCAACTT
Coding sequences:
- a CDS encoding IS110 family transposase, with the translated sequence MSELAVLDPRAAFVDVGSEKMHVSIAGGPPALFGTVTSQLHALRDYLAEHQVRSVAMEATGVYWLPLYGVLEAAGMEVVMVDGRQTRNLPGRKTDMKDCQWGATLHAHGLLRAGFVPPANIRRLQDYLRLRGDHIAAAAGHVQHMQKALERMNIKLHEVISSLTGASGLTVIRAILAGERDPQVLLGLCDIRIRNVKAERVVESLRGDWAEEHLFALAQAVQSWDHYQGLIAACDRQIAVVLRQMPDAKVPPPAASTKTGKPRTRPGVNAPDIADLREILAQICGAKDLTTLPAHSEYSVLQLIGEVGTDLTKWRTEKHFTSWLGLAPGSAQSGKRKASVKRRRNRAGQIFCVMARALARSKYVALGGFYRRMAARRGGLVANKALARKLATLFWRVMVKGLDFVETGVAQYEARVLETKHRILHRLARQLGQQIVPNPAAVV